A genome region from Microplitis demolitor isolate Queensland-Clemson2020A chromosome 1, iyMicDemo2.1a, whole genome shotgun sequence includes the following:
- the LOC103569770 gene encoding circadian locomoter output cycles protein kaput — protein sequence MASYVTMDSTRQSDETMEDDNDDKDDTKRKSRNLSEKKRRDQFNMLVNELGSMVSTNTRKMDKSTVLKSTILFLKNHNEIAVRSRAHEIQEDWKPSFLSNEEFTHLILEALDGFIMIFSSNGRIYYASESVSSLLGYLPSELTNSSIYEITYEEDQSLLYNILLNPSPVLDHHQIKEEHQVSFTCHIKRGSLDLQEEPTYERVRFVGYFRSNSDIESLLPSNRYSSSTSDSKVIFVGTGRLLTPHLIQYMSLVDSTKLEFTSRHSLEWKFLFLDHRAPPIIGYLPFEVLGTSGYDYYHVDDLDKVVSCHESLMKKGEGTSCHYRFLTKGQQWIWLQTRFYIDYNQWNSKPEFIVCTHKVVSYTEVLKQLKKLKDGPNQETTESITAAVITPTATKQTRSSWSPKSSRTKITSQNIYRGTEADTASLSVSPQSLRQSVSTTQSPKSKIIQNTVKSGPGLNGQRLGLNGQGTIVNGQVPPSRREPGACGQGPESNEQNLGSGGQGLVSSVQGLGSSGQGSRSNGLGPELSGQRPGPSGQISRPRRQLAIELGPDEVCNNYIEPNYTESIISAVPATNFLSPAPPVTVTLPSTMVVNPQSITAISQNQMQSELQRKHEELQQLIVHQQEELRRVSEQLLIARYGILSPLINTNLPQYNGAAGIGSVGSVSVTGACQGNEERTEPTSVNDVSINILPVPVSIPVPVSVPVPILPIPTFPHSPTVIPVAPIVIPAQVTDNSATVPFISQQRLLQEPRRHEGIQHSQQAQGQGLIDGEMINYSIGQQDIIYNNAEARNTHRSMINQ from the exons ATGGCTAGTTATGTCACAATGGATTCAACACGACAGTCTGA tgaaacaATGGaggatgataatgatgataaagatGATACGAAGag GAAATCACGAAATTTAAGTGAAAAGAAAAGACGAGATCAGTTCAATATGCTGGTCAATGAGTTGGGTAGTATGGTCAGTACCAATACACGTAAAATGGACAAATCAACGGTTTTAAAatcaacaatattatttttaaaaaatcataatg aaaTTGCTGTACGTTCACGGGCCCACGAGATCCAAGAAGACTGGAAGCCGTCATTCCTCTCAAACGAAGAGTTCACTCACCTGATACTCGAAGCATTGGACGgatttataatgatattttcatCGAACGGTCGCATTTACTACGCATCTGAAAGTGTGAGCTCGCTGCTGGGCTACCTGCCTAGTGAGCTAACCAACTCAAGCATTTACGAGATAACTTACGAAGAGGACCAATCGCTTCTTTACAACATTCTACTCAACCCCAGCCCGGTTCTCGACCACCACCAAATAAAAGAAGAGCACCAGGTCTCCTTTACCTGTCACATAAAACGTGGAAGCCTTGATCTCCAAGAAGAGCCGACCTATGAACGGGTTCGTTTCGTCGGTTACTTCCGTTCGAACTCAGACATCGAGTCCCTTTTACCCAGCAATCGTTACTCCTCGAGCACCAGCGACTCTAAAGTCATTTTCGTCGGCACCGGTCGTCTACTTACCCCCCATTTAATTCAATACATGTCACTAGTGGACAGTACCAAGCTAGAATTTACCTCAAGACACAGTCTCGAGTGGAAGTTTTTATTTCTAGACCATCGGGCGCCTCCAATAATCGGGTACCTGCCCTTCGAAGTTCTCGGCACTTCTGGCTACGATTATTACCACGTTGATGATCTAGATAAAGTCGTCTCTTGCCACGAATCTCTGATGAAAAAAGGCGAAGGGACTTCCTGTCACTATCGTTTTTTAACGAAAGGCCAGCAGTGGATTTGGCTTCAAACCCGATTCTATATTGACTACAATCAATGGAACTCAAAACCTGAGTTCATTGTCTGTACCCACAAAGTTGTGAGCTACACTGAAGtacttaaacaattaaaaaaactcaaagatGGACCTAATCAAGAGACAACTGAATCAATAACTGCAGCAGTGATAACACCTACTGCAACTAAACAAACACGTTCATCATGGTCACCAAAATCTAGCCGCACTAAAATTACTTCACAAAATATTTACCGAGGTACTGAAGCAGATACTGCGTCTTTATCGGTTAGTCCACAAAGTTTACGACAATCTGTATCGACAACACAAAGTcctaaatctaaaataattcaaaatactgTGAAATCTGGACCAGGACTTAATGGACAAAGACTCGGACTAAATGGACAAGGAACGATAGTTAATGGACAAGTACCACCTAGTAGACGGGAACCAGGAGCTTGTGGACAAGGTCCAGAGTCTAATGAACAAAATCTAGGCTCTGGTGGACAAGGTCTTGTATCTAGTGTACAAGGTCTTGGATCTAGTGGACAAGGGTCAAGATCAAATGGACTAGGGCCAGAGCTTAGTGGACAGAGACCAGGTCCTAGTGGACAAATATCTAGACCAAGAAGACAATTAGCTATTGAATTAGGGCCTGATGAagtctgtaataattatattgaaccAAATTATACAGAATCAATAATATCTGCAGTTCCagctacaaattttttatcaccagCTCCACCAGTTACCGTAACATTACCCAGTACGATGGTTGTTAATCCTCAGTCAATAACAGCAATTTCACAAAATCAAATGCAGTCGGAGTTGCAGCGAAAGCATGAAGAGTTACAGCAACTGATAGTGCACCAGCAAGAAGAACTGAGACGTGTATCAGAACAATTATTGATAGCGCGTTATGGTATTTTATCACCGCTTATAAATACCAATTTGCCGCAATACAACGGGGCTGCTGGGATTGGTAGTGTCGGGAGTGTCAGTGTGACTGGTGCGTGTCAAGGTAATGAGGAAAGAACTGAACCCACTAGTGTCAATGATGTGAGCATCAATATTTTGCCAGTACCAGTTAGCATCCCAGTTCCAGTTAGTGTCCCAGTACCCATTTTACCCATACCTACTTTCCCGCATTCCCCGACAGTGATCCCGGTCGCGCCGATAGTCATTCCAGCCCAGGTTACTGATAATTCAGCGACGGTGCCATTTATTAGCCAGCAGAGACTTCTACAAGAGCCACGAAGACACGAAGGGATCCAACATTCCCAGCAGGCCCAGGGTCAAGGACTGATTGATGGGGAAATGATTAATTACTCAATTGGCCAACAAgatattatttacaacaacGCCGAAGCTAGAAATACCCATAGATCGATGATTAATCAATAG
- the LOC103569754 gene encoding protein henna isoform X1, producing the protein MNSSYGKNIIRAKNNGNGEELLSSSPPDKPKLMEGGNYIKEGRDSARSTCLIFSPKEEDEVGALGKYLQIFSEHKVNLSYIESRSSLRKVNGYEFVVECTPGGNLGAAIEAVKAQSGYFSIISRNHKNNMDSVPWFPRRIRDLDKFANQILTYGAELDADHPGFTDPVYRSRRKYFADIAFNYKHGEKIPRVDYTQEEIATWGVVFNKLTELYPKYACREHNHVFPLLIENCGYRADNIPQLQDISDFLKDCTGFTLRPVAGLLSSRDFLAGLAFRVFHSTQYIRHSSKPLYTPEPDVCHEVLGHAPMLADPAFAQFSQVIGLASLGAPDEYIEKLATCFWFTVEFGLCRQQGELKAYGAGLLSSFGELEWAISGKPELRAFDPAKTALQKYPITEYQPVYYVAEDFEDGKEKILKFAQTIPKKFGVRYDPYTQSINIIDSKYQIEELIINVNQEMEILMDAFKKLKN; encoded by the exons ATGAATTCAAGTTAtgggaaaaatattattcgagCTAAAAATAATGGAAATGGTGAAGAATTACTCAGTAGTTCACCACCTGATAAA CCAAAACTAATGGAAGGAGGGAATTACATAAAAGAAGGGCGAGATTCAGCTCGCAGTACgtgtttaatattttcaccaaaaGAAGAAGACGAAGTCGGCGCTCTTGGGAAATATTTACAGATATTTAGT gaACATAAAGTTAACTTGTCGTACATTGAGTCGCGCAGCTCTTTGCGTAAAGTTAACGGCTATGAATTCGTGGTCGAATGTACACCTGGGGGAAATCTCGGTGCCGCTATCGAAGCTGTTAAGGCACAATCTGGATATTTTTCCATCATATCGAG gAATCATAAGAATAATATGGATTCAGTGCCCTGGTTTCCGCGAAGAATTCGCGATCTCGATAAATTCGCAAATCAAATATTGACTTATGGAGCTGAATTAGATGCAGATCATCCCGGTTTTACAGATCCTGTTTACCGATCACGGAGAAAGTATTTTGCAGATATAGCCTTCAACTACAAaca cGGGGAAAAAATTCCGCGCGTTGATTATACGCAAGAAGAAATAGCGACATGGGGAGTTGTCTTTAATAAACTGACTGAATTGTATCCGAAATATGCGTGTCGTGAACATAATCATGTGTTTCCGTTGTTGATTGAAAATTGTGGATACCGGGCTGATAATATACCCCAGCTTCAAGACATATCTGATTTTTTgaaag ATTGCACCGGATTTACTTTACGACCAGTAGCTGGATTATTGTCTTCACGTGACTTTCTAGCCGGACTAGCATTCAGAGTGTTCCATAGTACCCAATATATCAGACACAGCAGTAAGCCATTGTATACTCCGGAGCCTGATGTCTGTCATGAAGTTCTAGGTCACGCGCCAATGCTCGCTGATCCGGCATTTGCTCAATTTTCTCAAGTTATTGGATTGGCATCTCTGGGAGCCCCAGATGAGTACATTGAAAAACTTGCCACT tgcTTTTGGTTCACGGTTGAGTTCGGATTGTGTCGACAACAAGGGGAACTGAAAGCTTACGGAGCAGGCCTTCTGTCGTCTTTTGGCGAGCTCGAGTGGGCCATCAGTGGGAAACCAGAACTTCGAGCTTTTGATCCAGCTAAAACTGCATTACAGAAATATCCGATAACCGAGTACCAGCCTGTTTATTATGTCGCTGAAGACTTCGAGGAtgggaaagaaaaaatctt gaaaTTTGCACAAACGATACCTAAAAAGTTTGGAGTAAGATACGACCCGTACACCCagagtataaatataattgacagCAAATATCAGATCgaggaattaattattaatgttaatcaagaaatggaaatattaatggacgcgtttaaaaaattaaaaaattaa
- the LOC103569754 gene encoding protein henna isoform X2 → MMSVDTFEPKLMEGGNYIKEGRDSARSTCLIFSPKEEDEVGALGKYLQIFSEHKVNLSYIESRSSLRKVNGYEFVVECTPGGNLGAAIEAVKAQSGYFSIISRNHKNNMDSVPWFPRRIRDLDKFANQILTYGAELDADHPGFTDPVYRSRRKYFADIAFNYKHGEKIPRVDYTQEEIATWGVVFNKLTELYPKYACREHNHVFPLLIENCGYRADNIPQLQDISDFLKDCTGFTLRPVAGLLSSRDFLAGLAFRVFHSTQYIRHSSKPLYTPEPDVCHEVLGHAPMLADPAFAQFSQVIGLASLGAPDEYIEKLATCFWFTVEFGLCRQQGELKAYGAGLLSSFGELEWAISGKPELRAFDPAKTALQKYPITEYQPVYYVAEDFEDGKEKILKFAQTIPKKFGVRYDPYTQSINIIDSKYQIEELIINVNQEMEILMDAFKKLKN, encoded by the exons ATGATGTCTGTAGATACTTTTGaa CCAAAACTAATGGAAGGAGGGAATTACATAAAAGAAGGGCGAGATTCAGCTCGCAGTACgtgtttaatattttcaccaaaaGAAGAAGACGAAGTCGGCGCTCTTGGGAAATATTTACAGATATTTAGT gaACATAAAGTTAACTTGTCGTACATTGAGTCGCGCAGCTCTTTGCGTAAAGTTAACGGCTATGAATTCGTGGTCGAATGTACACCTGGGGGAAATCTCGGTGCCGCTATCGAAGCTGTTAAGGCACAATCTGGATATTTTTCCATCATATCGAG gAATCATAAGAATAATATGGATTCAGTGCCCTGGTTTCCGCGAAGAATTCGCGATCTCGATAAATTCGCAAATCAAATATTGACTTATGGAGCTGAATTAGATGCAGATCATCCCGGTTTTACAGATCCTGTTTACCGATCACGGAGAAAGTATTTTGCAGATATAGCCTTCAACTACAAaca cGGGGAAAAAATTCCGCGCGTTGATTATACGCAAGAAGAAATAGCGACATGGGGAGTTGTCTTTAATAAACTGACTGAATTGTATCCGAAATATGCGTGTCGTGAACATAATCATGTGTTTCCGTTGTTGATTGAAAATTGTGGATACCGGGCTGATAATATACCCCAGCTTCAAGACATATCTGATTTTTTgaaag ATTGCACCGGATTTACTTTACGACCAGTAGCTGGATTATTGTCTTCACGTGACTTTCTAGCCGGACTAGCATTCAGAGTGTTCCATAGTACCCAATATATCAGACACAGCAGTAAGCCATTGTATACTCCGGAGCCTGATGTCTGTCATGAAGTTCTAGGTCACGCGCCAATGCTCGCTGATCCGGCATTTGCTCAATTTTCTCAAGTTATTGGATTGGCATCTCTGGGAGCCCCAGATGAGTACATTGAAAAACTTGCCACT tgcTTTTGGTTCACGGTTGAGTTCGGATTGTGTCGACAACAAGGGGAACTGAAAGCTTACGGAGCAGGCCTTCTGTCGTCTTTTGGCGAGCTCGAGTGGGCCATCAGTGGGAAACCAGAACTTCGAGCTTTTGATCCAGCTAAAACTGCATTACAGAAATATCCGATAACCGAGTACCAGCCTGTTTATTATGTCGCTGAAGACTTCGAGGAtgggaaagaaaaaatctt gaaaTTTGCACAAACGATACCTAAAAAGTTTGGAGTAAGATACGACCCGTACACCCagagtataaatataattgacagCAAATATCAGATCgaggaattaattattaatgttaatcaagaaatggaaatattaatggacgcgtttaaaaaattaaaaaattaa
- the LOC103569739 gene encoding signal peptide, CUB and EGF-like domain-containing protein 3 isoform X2 has translation MVKKNPLGILRINLLLLFIILVFSITCGFTQQPKYRDRESISSQKFKRLEDFDEPTWKLILSDEKKLKLKNDTNKYIDLVIKNYTVAPKIKTTNDTIKLMSSAARGNIKRKSKTRSHKKSRGKIRRLKKGRKKMKDELKGENYQEIFKSVDIKNYEDENFEQQLLKDLHEQVIKSRGSIISNQSQLNNNYNNNNNNNNLIKKKKLFEYMDNLNEGDLSCMQGDFIPAPLVPHALIKYVKSSKPHQEYLEANYECIEGFVLSSNTTRLLCKNREWVGAAVPSCTPKNNNYHEICSRSSCDQICKQVNNKPTCFCYEGFYLEDNKCIDINECSDTNGGCQYKCVNTPGSYRCECPKGMKYAQDKSRCEDVNECLENNGRGPCQDICQNLEPGYLCGCDGLPGTSLSADNHTCLNTSPCAINNAGCSHTCLSTVGRVFCLCPDGFMLQDDWKTCQDIDECAVPDLQNEVCKFGCVNTPGSYHCVEQGLVNDQPDDKIDSCPKGYHPSTRSTCVDVNECEDNNGGCSEVCENTNGSYFCACNGDERILSPDGKSCTDINEVSCSSLDVPKRGTLICSRQSSRSVWSANKALNNLPGTKCSLRCPPGYYILGEYELTCRENGNWDGIKTGQCTITHLRKKLLNT, from the exons atggttaaaaaaaatccactcGGTATTTTGaggattaatttattattattgtttattatactaGTTTTTTCTATCACGTGTG gtTTTACTCAGCAGCCCAAGTACCGAGATCGCGAGAGCATTTCTAGTCAAAAGTTTAAGCGCCTCGAAGATTTCGATGAACCGAC ttggaAATTAATTCTAtcagatgaaaaaaaactaaaattaaaaaatgacacaaataaatatatagatttggtaataaaaaactatacaGTAgcgccaaaaataaaaacaacaaatgatacaattaaattaa TGTCAAGTGCAGCGCGCGGTaacattaaaagaaaatctaaAACGAGAAGTCACAAAAAGTCACGGGGAAAAATACGTCGTCTGAAAAAAGGCAGGAAGAAAATGAAAGATGAATTGAAAGGGGAAAATTACCAGGAGATTTTCAAATCCgtcgatattaaaaattacgagGATGAAAATTTCGAGCAGCAGCTGCTCAAGGATTTGCACGAGCAAGTTATTAAATCCAGGGGTTCAATCATTTCTAATCAGAGTCaactaaacaataattataataataataataataataataatttaattaaaaaaaaaaaattgtttgaatatatggataatttaaatgaaggCGACTTATCATGTATGCAAGGTGATTTTATTCCAGCGCCACTTGTTCCTCAtgctttaataaaatatgttaa GTCATCGAAACCACACCAGGAATATCTCGAGGCAAATTATGAGTGTATTGAAGGTTTTGTATTGTCGTCAAATACAACGCGACTGTTGTGCAAAAATCGAGAATGGGTTGGAGCCGCAGTGCCTTCATGTACACCCAAGAATAATAACTACCATGAAATATGTTCTCGTTCATCTTGCGATCAGATTTGCAAGCAAGTTAACAATAAACCGACTTGTTTTTGTTACGAGGGCTTTTATCTCGAGGACAATAAGTGCATTG ACATCAATGAATGCAGCGACACGAATGGTGGCTGTCAGTATAAATGTGTAAACACGCCGGGCAGCTATCGATGCGAGTGTCCAAAGGGGATGAAATATGCACAAGACAAGTCTAGATGCgaag atgTGAATGAATGCTTGGAGAATAATGGACGAGGGCCGTGTCAAGATATCTGTCAAAACTTGGAGCCTGGATATTTGTGTGGGTGTGATGGGTTACCGGGTACGAGCCTTTCAGCTGACAATCATACATGTCTAAACACAAGTCCTTGTGCTATAAACAATGCAGGATGCTCTCACACTTGTCTTTCAACAGTTGGACGTGTTTTTTGTCTCTGTCCGGATGGATTTATGTTGCAAGATGACTGGAAAACTTGCCAAG ATATTGACGAGTGCGCTGTCCCAGATTTGCAGAATGAAGTTTGCAAGTTCGGGTGTGTTAACACCCCGGGTTCTTACCATTGTGTTGAGCAGGGTCTGGTTAATGATCAGCCTGACGATAAAATTGATTCATGTCCTAAAGGATATCACCCGTCGACAAGATCAACTTGTgttg ATGTAAACGAGTGCGAGGATAACAACGGAGGGTGCAGCGAGGTGTGTGAAAACACAAATGGTAGTTATTTTTGCGCCTGCAACGGTGATGAAAGGATTTTATCGCCTGATGGAAAATCTTGCACGG atataaatGAAGTTTCATGTTCGTCTTTGGATGTACCAAAAAGGGGCACATTAATCTGCTCGCGTCAGTCATCCCGTAGTGTGTGGTCAGCAAACAAAGCACTTAATAATCTTCCCGGTACTAAATGCTCCTTGAGATGTCCACCAGGGTATTATATCCTCGGAGAATACGAGCTCACGTGTCGTGAAAATGGAAACTGGGACGGCATTAAAACCGGCCAGTGCACAA TTACTCatttacgaaaaaaactactgaacacctag
- the LOC103569739 gene encoding uncharacterized protein LOC103569739 isoform X1: protein MVKKNPLGILRINLLLLFIILVFSITCGFTQQPKYRDRESISSQKFKRLEDFDEPTWKLILSDEKKLKLKNDTNKYIDLVIKNYTVAPKIKTTNDTIKLMSSAARGNIKRKSKTRSHKKSRGKIRRLKKGRKKMKDELKGENYQEIFKSVDIKNYEDENFEQQLLKDLHEQVIKSRGSIISNQSQLNNNYNNNNNNNNLIKKKKLFEYMDNLNEGDLSCMQGDFIPAPLVPHALIKYVKSSKPHQEYLEANYECIEGFVLSSNTTRLLCKNREWVGAAVPSCTPKNNNYHEICSRSSCDQICKQVNNKPTCFCYEGFYLEDNKCIDINECSDTNGGCQYKCVNTPGSYRCECPKGMKYAQDKSRCEDVNECLENNGRGPCQDICQNLEPGYLCGCDGLPGTSLSADNHTCLNTSPCAINNAGCSHTCLSTVGRVFCLCPDGFMLQDDWKTCQDIDECAVPDLQNEVCKFGCVNTPGSYHCVEQGLVNDQPDDKIDSCPKGYHPSTRSTCVDVNECEDNNGGCSEVCENTNGSYFCACNGDERILSPDGKSCTDINEVSCSSLDVPKRGTLICSRQSSRSVWSANKALNNLPGTKCSLRCPPGYYILGEYELTCRENGNWDGIKTGQCTRCPTDIRIIEEEIFLKINKPTTSIVLTQQLKPLEQRRMRLSVNLDRGLHKIIFFKNPSSPSSSSTSINKQLNCTIHTNIKDGESPKIYNCPNNNNSPLIKWSKEVFADSIEITYINNESLDERSFDVDWNTTYKPIDEDTWSSNCTFTVIINED, encoded by the exons atggttaaaaaaaatccactcGGTATTTTGaggattaatttattattattgtttattatactaGTTTTTTCTATCACGTGTG gtTTTACTCAGCAGCCCAAGTACCGAGATCGCGAGAGCATTTCTAGTCAAAAGTTTAAGCGCCTCGAAGATTTCGATGAACCGAC ttggaAATTAATTCTAtcagatgaaaaaaaactaaaattaaaaaatgacacaaataaatatatagatttggtaataaaaaactatacaGTAgcgccaaaaataaaaacaacaaatgatacaattaaattaa TGTCAAGTGCAGCGCGCGGTaacattaaaagaaaatctaaAACGAGAAGTCACAAAAAGTCACGGGGAAAAATACGTCGTCTGAAAAAAGGCAGGAAGAAAATGAAAGATGAATTGAAAGGGGAAAATTACCAGGAGATTTTCAAATCCgtcgatattaaaaattacgagGATGAAAATTTCGAGCAGCAGCTGCTCAAGGATTTGCACGAGCAAGTTATTAAATCCAGGGGTTCAATCATTTCTAATCAGAGTCaactaaacaataattataataataataataataataataatttaattaaaaaaaaaaaattgtttgaatatatggataatttaaatgaaggCGACTTATCATGTATGCAAGGTGATTTTATTCCAGCGCCACTTGTTCCTCAtgctttaataaaatatgttaa GTCATCGAAACCACACCAGGAATATCTCGAGGCAAATTATGAGTGTATTGAAGGTTTTGTATTGTCGTCAAATACAACGCGACTGTTGTGCAAAAATCGAGAATGGGTTGGAGCCGCAGTGCCTTCATGTACACCCAAGAATAATAACTACCATGAAATATGTTCTCGTTCATCTTGCGATCAGATTTGCAAGCAAGTTAACAATAAACCGACTTGTTTTTGTTACGAGGGCTTTTATCTCGAGGACAATAAGTGCATTG ACATCAATGAATGCAGCGACACGAATGGTGGCTGTCAGTATAAATGTGTAAACACGCCGGGCAGCTATCGATGCGAGTGTCCAAAGGGGATGAAATATGCACAAGACAAGTCTAGATGCgaag atgTGAATGAATGCTTGGAGAATAATGGACGAGGGCCGTGTCAAGATATCTGTCAAAACTTGGAGCCTGGATATTTGTGTGGGTGTGATGGGTTACCGGGTACGAGCCTTTCAGCTGACAATCATACATGTCTAAACACAAGTCCTTGTGCTATAAACAATGCAGGATGCTCTCACACTTGTCTTTCAACAGTTGGACGTGTTTTTTGTCTCTGTCCGGATGGATTTATGTTGCAAGATGACTGGAAAACTTGCCAAG ATATTGACGAGTGCGCTGTCCCAGATTTGCAGAATGAAGTTTGCAAGTTCGGGTGTGTTAACACCCCGGGTTCTTACCATTGTGTTGAGCAGGGTCTGGTTAATGATCAGCCTGACGATAAAATTGATTCATGTCCTAAAGGATATCACCCGTCGACAAGATCAACTTGTgttg ATGTAAACGAGTGCGAGGATAACAACGGAGGGTGCAGCGAGGTGTGTGAAAACACAAATGGTAGTTATTTTTGCGCCTGCAACGGTGATGAAAGGATTTTATCGCCTGATGGAAAATCTTGCACGG atataaatGAAGTTTCATGTTCGTCTTTGGATGTACCAAAAAGGGGCACATTAATCTGCTCGCGTCAGTCATCCCGTAGTGTGTGGTCAGCAAACAAAGCACTTAATAATCTTCCCGGTACTAAATGCTCCTTGAGATGTCCACCAGGGTATTATATCCTCGGAGAATACGAGCTCACGTGTCGTGAAAATGGAAACTGGGACGGCATTAAAACCGGCCAGTGCACAA gatgTCCGACGGACATAAGAATAATAGAAGAGGAAATTTtcctaaaaataaacaaaccaACGACAAGTATTGTATTGACTCAACAATTAAAGCCATTGGAGCAGCGGCGTATGCGTTTGTCGGTAAATTTGGACCGCGGACTCCACaagattattttcttcaaaaatccGTCATCTCCATCTTCAAGTTCAACGTCAATTAATAAGCAATTAAACTGCACAATCCACACTAATATCAAAG acgGCGAGTCtccaaaaatttacaattgtccaaataataataatagtccaCTAATTAAATGGAGTAAAGAAGTATTTGCTGATAGTATTGAAATCacttatattaataatgag AGTCTTGATGAAAGGTCCTTTGATGTCGACTGGAATACCACTTACAAGCCAATTGACGAGGATACTTGGTCATCTAATTGCACctttactgttattattaacgaagattaa